The proteins below come from a single Streptomyces sp. NBC_01276 genomic window:
- a CDS encoding phage tail protein: MPTGDSLMNSKFAIELGKFHVETLQSVSGLTLGQDGVEGRPQAGKTGEVTVTRGTDKSTAFTDWIKETLVDTDPDAARKNITIALTDTNKQTVRRVHLSNAWASRWEGAQLGVANSASAAEQVTIGYEDATVE; encoded by the coding sequence ATGCCGACTGGTGACTCATTGATGAACTCCAAGTTCGCCATCGAGCTCGGTAAGTTCCATGTCGAGACGCTCCAGAGCGTTTCAGGCCTGACGCTGGGACAAGACGGGGTGGAGGGTAGGCCGCAAGCTGGCAAGACAGGCGAAGTCACCGTGACGCGGGGTACGGACAAGAGCACTGCGTTCACGGACTGGATCAAGGAGACTCTGGTCGATACTGACCCCGATGCTGCCCGGAAGAACATCACGATCGCGTTGACGGACACGAACAAGCAGACAGTTCGGCGTGTTCATCTCAGCAATGCCTGGGCATCTCGTTGGGAAGGCGCACAGCTCGGGGTAGCCAACTCCGCTTCCGCCGCAGAGCAAGTGACCATTGGCTACGAGGACGCCACCGTTGAGTAG
- a CDS encoding helicase, protein MWLANQKQRRDRLGTTQLRALAELGVDWSGSAV, encoded by the coding sequence GTGTGGCTCGCCAACCAAAAACAGCGCCGCGACCGGCTCGGCACCACACAACTGCGGGCGCTGGCCGAACTCGGGGTCGACTGGTCGGGGTCGGCTGTGTGA